From one Coxiella-like endosymbiont genomic stretch:
- a CDS encoding NIL domain-containing protein, with product MLRINFTKRTAESWIIDEFIKHFDLQINILQANLEFLRGNSIGTTLIAL from the coding sequence TTGCTACGAATCAATTTCACCAAGCGTACCGCCGAATCTTGGATTATCGATGAGTTTATTAAGCACTTCGATTTACAGATAAATATCCTTCAAGCTAATTTAGAATTTTTGAGGGGAAATTCTATTGGAACGACGTTAATTGCTTTGTGA
- a CDS encoding phospholipase D-like domain-containing protein: MIQGRLLTKNRQETVFTEGQKHFDTLLLDIAKAKHSIDLETYLFHNDTLGKRIALELAEAAKRGVKVRVMVDGAGSPLWSANFARFLEESGVKTKVFHPFPWQLWDWSRSIVKLPSLIKWIYLILKINFRNHRKVCIIDKEIAYIGSLNISKYHLSTEEGGDGWRDTSVRLTGTDLKELIKAFDVAWYHRTIKERLREIFRQIRKDPLIRLNYTRHRRRILYKNLLRKMANCTRRIWITNAYFVPDNFLLKRLKDAARSGIDVRILLPRKSDVAMMPWASSTFYYSLLKAGVRIFEYLPSMLHAKSLIIDDWMVIGSSNLNHRSLIHDLEADIHIASKEAKRILEQQFLEDLKNSREVSLDSWQTLRPRSQRLMGRLVLYIKYWI, translated from the coding sequence ATCATACAAGGTCGCTTACTAACAAAAAATCGCCAAGAAACTGTTTTTACAGAGGGACAGAAGCATTTTGACACCTTGTTATTGGATATCGCAAAAGCAAAACATTCGATTGATTTAGAGACCTATCTATTTCACAACGATACACTCGGGAAACGGATTGCACTTGAGCTAGCAGAAGCTGCAAAGCGTGGAGTTAAAGTTCGGGTAATGGTCGATGGCGCCGGTAGCCCTTTATGGAGCGCAAATTTTGCTCGTTTCCTAGAAGAATCAGGGGTAAAAACTAAGGTTTTTCATCCGTTTCCTTGGCAATTATGGGATTGGAGTCGTTCTATAGTTAAATTACCCTCTCTCATAAAATGGATTTATTTAATTCTAAAAATTAATTTTCGCAATCATCGGAAAGTCTGCATTATCGATAAAGAAATTGCCTATATTGGTAGTCTTAATATCAGCAAATATCATCTATCGACAGAAGAAGGGGGCGATGGTTGGCGCGATACTTCAGTGCGCCTTACCGGAACTGACTTAAAAGAATTAATCAAGGCATTTGATGTAGCCTGGTATCATCGCACGATTAAAGAACGTTTACGGGAAATTTTTCGTCAAATTCGAAAAGATCCCCTCATTCGTCTCAATTACACTCGCCACCGCCGACGCATTCTTTATAAAAATTTACTCCGTAAAATGGCTAATTGCACGCGCCGCATTTGGATTACCAATGCGTATTTTGTTCCTGATAATTTTCTATTAAAAAGATTGAAAGATGCTGCTCGCTCTGGGATCGACGTACGTATTTTATTACCTCGGAAATCCGATGTCGCTATGATGCCATGGGCCTCTTCTACTTTTTATTACAGTTTGCTTAAGGCGGGAGTAAGAATTTTTGAGTACCTGCCTTCGATGTTGCACGCGAAATCATTAATTATTGATGACTGGATGGTTATCGGTTCAAGCAATCTCAACCACCGTAGTCTGATTCACGATTTAGAAGCGGATATTCATATCGCTTCCAAAGAAGCGAAAAGAATATTAGAACAACAATTTTTAGAAGACCTCAAAAATTCTCGCGAGGTTTCATTAGACAGTTGGCAAACGTTGCGTCCTCGAAGTCAACGGTTGATGGGGCGGTTAGTCCTCTACATTAAATACTGGATATAA
- a CDS encoding M20 family metallopeptidase: MSNNHFKNYAHEIYQTISDTWDNSIIPKLIEYIKIPNKSVHYDANWKENGYMDKAMTLLVDWCQQQSIQGMQLEVVELPGRTPLLFIEIPGTLDETVLLYGHMDKQPEMSGWDKDLGPWKPVLKGNRLYGRGGADDGYAVFASLTVIATLQRYQIPHARCVVIIEGSEESGSIDLSAYLEYLNNRIGNPTLVICLDSGCINYDQLWCTTSLRGLVGGKLKIEVLENGIHSGAGSGIVPSPFSILRQLLDRLEDSATGRVILEELKVPIPNQYKEQAKKAAQMLGNGTIQGKLPFLPGVKPVTLDVTELLLNWTWRPQLSVTGLDGLPPVANAGNVTIPYLKVILSMRLPPTIDAKKASAVLKNVLEKDPPYHAKISFSPEAPSSGWMAPPLSDWLAVANQAASHQFFGNPAAYFSEGGTIPFMGMLGKMFPNAQFMITGLLGPKSNAHGPNEFLDIPMGKKLTACVASVMTAHHQNYSSK; this comes from the coding sequence ATGAGCAATAATCACTTCAAAAATTACGCCCACGAAATTTATCAAACTATTTCCGACACCTGGGATAACAGCATCATCCCTAAATTAATAGAGTATATTAAAATTCCTAACAAATCAGTTCATTATGATGCTAATTGGAAAGAAAATGGCTATATGGATAAAGCCATGACGCTTCTAGTGGATTGGTGTCAGCAACAATCTATTCAAGGGATGCAACTAGAAGTAGTAGAGTTGCCAGGACGAACCCCTTTATTGTTTATTGAAATTCCTGGCACCTTAGATGAAACCGTATTGCTTTATGGTCATATGGATAAGCAACCTGAAATGTCGGGGTGGGATAAAGACCTTGGGCCTTGGAAACCCGTGTTGAAAGGAAATAGATTATATGGCCGCGGAGGCGCCGATGATGGATACGCGGTATTTGCCTCACTTACGGTCATTGCTACCTTACAACGTTATCAAATTCCCCATGCACGATGTGTCGTGATCATCGAAGGATCCGAAGAAAGCGGCAGTATTGATTTGTCTGCTTATCTTGAGTATTTAAACAACCGCATTGGAAATCCCACTCTAGTGATTTGCTTAGATAGCGGTTGCATCAATTATGATCAGCTGTGGTGCACCACTTCACTCCGAGGACTCGTGGGGGGTAAATTAAAAATTGAAGTATTGGAAAATGGTATTCATTCAGGAGCTGGAAGCGGTATCGTCCCTTCGCCTTTTTCTATCCTGCGCCAACTTCTAGATCGACTTGAAGACAGCGCTACGGGAAGAGTGATTTTGGAAGAATTAAAAGTTCCTATACCCAATCAATATAAAGAGCAGGCAAAAAAAGCTGCCCAGATGTTGGGGAATGGGACTATTCAAGGCAAGCTGCCATTTTTACCGGGTGTGAAGCCAGTGACCCTTGATGTTACGGAATTATTATTAAATTGGACTTGGCGTCCTCAACTTAGCGTGACGGGACTCGACGGTTTGCCTCCCGTCGCCAATGCAGGAAATGTTACTATACCTTATTTAAAAGTAATTCTCTCTATGCGACTTCCTCCAACCATTGACGCCAAAAAAGCCTCAGCTGTATTAAAGAATGTCCTAGAAAAAGATCCTCCTTACCATGCAAAGATATCCTTTTCTCCTGAGGCCCCTTCGAGTGGTTGGATGGCTCCTCCCTTAAGCGATTGGCTTGCTGTTGCTAATCAAGCTGCCTCTCACCAATTCTTCGGCAATCCGGCTGCTTATTTTAGCGAAGGGGGAACCATTCCCTTTATGGGCATGTTAGGCAAAATGTTCCCAAACGCCCAATTTATGATTACAGGTCTTCTGGGGCCTAAATCTAACGCACATGGACCTAATGAGTTTCTAGACATTCCCATGGGGAAGAAATTAACAGCCTGTGTAGCTTCGGTTATGACAGCCCACCACCAAAATTATAGTTCCAAATAA
- the sixA gene encoding phosphohistidine phosphatase SixA: MKLFCVRHGHAEHLPNPAGERPLTQEGIDEVIKVAAYLKHRGVHVVHLMHSGKLRAQQSAEILAAVVAEGQAIEVYPLLGSDHPIAPLLIDLVQEWHDDTMLVGHMPFISQLVSALILGKDSYDILRFPPGTVVCLERIENHRWILNWIVHPDLVSDRGD; encoded by the coding sequence ATGAAATTATTTTGTGTTCGCCACGGCCACGCTGAACACCTGCCGAATCCTGCCGGTGAACGGCCGCTTACTCAAGAAGGAATCGACGAAGTGATCAAGGTGGCTGCTTACTTGAAACATCGAGGAGTACATGTTGTGCATCTTATGCATAGCGGGAAGTTACGAGCACAACAAAGTGCAGAAATTCTGGCCGCAGTGGTGGCTGAAGGCCAGGCTATAGAAGTTTATCCGCTATTAGGATCCGATCATCCTATAGCGCCCCTCCTAATCGATCTCGTTCAAGAATGGCATGATGACACGATGTTGGTGGGTCATATGCCTTTCATATCTCAGTTAGTTAGTGCTCTTATTTTAGGAAAAGATAGCTACGATATTCTTCGTTTCCCTCCGGGAACAGTTGTCTGTTTGGAGCGAATTGAAAATCATCGCTGGATACTTAACTGGATAGTGCATCCCGATTTAGTGTCCGATCGAGGAGATTAA